GACATTGCTTGCGCGGCCCATACCTTCTATCACGCGGCTAGTGTGCAGCATGGCATCTGGCAAGGTTTGGCTAATGCTGAGATTGCATGCCCCTCATTTTGCCACAGGCCCAGCCGCTTGCCATCCTTTCAAACTCAAGCGCAATATTTGCAAGCACATTGGCCAATTTGACACAGAACAAATGTTCGTGTATAATAAGGGTGTCTAAAGCAAGTTGTGCAGTCTGGAAAGGGGGGCAAATGGACCTATCGCCTAGGCAGAAAAATATTTTGGATTTTATCAGGAAGTTTGTGCAGGAGAACGGCTATCCACCAACGATTCGGGAGATCGGCCGAGCGGCAAACATTTCCTCCACCTCTGTTGTCAACTATAACCTCAATATTCTGCAAGCCAAAGGCTATATCCAGCGCGATCGAGAGATCTCACGTGGTGTGAAGCTGGTGGGAAGAAGCACGCTAGAGCAAGAACTCGTGTTCGACCAGGACATTGTCAGAGTGCCGGTGCTCGGACGCATTGTGGCAAGCGAACCAGTGCCGATTCCCGATGAGACCTTTTCTCCCCTGGATGTAGATGAAAGCATTGCCTTGACTCGTGACATTGTGCAAGAGCAAGGGCCTATTTATGCCCTGCAAGTCAAGGGAGATTCCATGATTGACGCCC
The nucleotide sequence above comes from Chloroflexota bacterium. Encoded proteins:
- the lexA gene encoding transcriptional repressor LexA, with translation MDLSPRQKNILDFIRKFVQENGYPPTIREIGRAANISSTSVVNYNLNILQAKGYIQRDREISRGVKLVGRSTLEQELVFDQDIVRVPVLGRIVASEPVPIPDETFSPLDVDESIALTRDIVQEQGPIYALQVKGDSMIDALIYDGDIVIMKAQKEAQNGDLVAAWLKTEKETTLKRFYWESKNRVRLQPANPNLDPIYVHPANLEIQGKVIAVIRQV